The following coding sequences lie in one Enterococcus sp. 9E7_DIV0242 genomic window:
- a CDS encoding heparinase II/III domain-containing protein, whose translation MRIDFRKNVQTKAENFDLLIQELGGFMDDWQDDPKWLSGWRHNYFCDQDGTFLNYEPSQPKEHRCTTCGKIYTDQKKNNAWVTITRNKTISAMRYATVLYLKTDQQRYLDFVKKTLLFYAQNYNEFPVHIKNTILTDMGEYERVQGDIEKGLVYFDPRTTDWLFADYEIQFQGPGKIMAQGLSEAIALIRMLFCYTVLQEEFEEEEKEQLVEQLIRPARIFLKQQQFIAHNITLWRETAIQIMDLITGEFSEEQLQRPYGIYEHLKTGLTKDGFWYEGSVHYHHYVLEALSYLAYFMMLYEKKDQYLEESITEMAMFSYHLAFETGIFPNPNDGWPNVNLKTYLNVFELAAAAYEENHTLQDIYQAVKQLAIPRQPLPIEDELYLENSSTTGVLINCSKRYTKQIEKGTKHFTNSKLSVLRNRTFNIFMKYGVLSLSHAHFDPYSIEFTVKDELFSKDLSNVGYGSELVHRWYNTPLGHNSIIIDEQFNNILYHSALEEASDTSLTVRSNDIYEDTQVSRSIDLKERRFTVCSKVKTKRESTIDIVQHFDKESLVIINGENLSEAREIPLYKEHLNEEIVHSSNKMIDQNTLDLRDNETRTTIHFNSERPFTVYIMKTVGNPSNEERLTLIFRFENQKQAALNMIVETLKENGNDQL comes from the coding sequence ATGCGTATAGATTTTAGAAAAAATGTTCAAACAAAAGCAGAAAATTTTGACTTACTGATACAAGAACTGGGTGGCTTTATGGATGATTGGCAGGATGACCCCAAATGGTTATCAGGATGGCGACATAACTATTTTTGTGATCAAGATGGGACCTTCCTGAACTATGAACCAAGTCAGCCGAAAGAACATCGATGTACGACCTGTGGAAAAATCTATACAGATCAGAAAAAGAATAACGCATGGGTAACGATCACACGGAATAAAACTATTTCAGCAATGCGCTATGCAACGGTATTGTATTTAAAAACAGATCAGCAAAGGTATCTTGATTTTGTGAAAAAAACCTTGTTGTTCTATGCTCAAAATTATAATGAATTTCCTGTTCACATAAAAAATACTATCTTAACAGATATGGGTGAGTATGAACGAGTTCAGGGAGATATAGAAAAGGGGTTGGTTTATTTTGATCCTCGCACAACAGATTGGTTATTCGCCGATTATGAGATTCAGTTTCAAGGACCCGGTAAAATCATGGCTCAAGGACTATCGGAAGCGATAGCATTGATTCGAATGCTATTTTGTTATACGGTTCTTCAAGAAGAATTTGAGGAGGAAGAGAAGGAGCAGCTCGTCGAGCAATTGATTCGACCTGCCAGAATTTTTCTAAAACAGCAGCAGTTTATTGCACATAATATTACGCTTTGGCGAGAAACAGCGATTCAAATCATGGATTTGATTACAGGGGAATTTTCAGAGGAACAATTGCAACGACCTTATGGGATTTATGAGCATTTAAAAACAGGGCTGACAAAAGACGGTTTTTGGTACGAAGGTTCTGTTCACTATCATCATTATGTTTTAGAAGCATTAAGCTATTTAGCGTATTTCATGATGCTCTATGAAAAAAAAGATCAGTATTTAGAAGAGAGTATTACTGAAATGGCGATGTTCAGTTATCACTTGGCCTTTGAAACAGGGATTTTTCCTAATCCAAACGATGGTTGGCCAAACGTTAATTTGAAAACCTATTTGAATGTTTTTGAATTAGCTGCTGCCGCTTATGAAGAAAACCATACACTTCAAGATATTTACCAAGCAGTTAAACAACTAGCTATTCCAAGACAACCTTTGCCAATAGAAGATGAGCTTTATTTGGAAAATAGCTCAACAACAGGAGTACTGATCAATTGCTCTAAAAGATATACGAAACAAATAGAAAAAGGTACGAAGCATTTTACAAATTCCAAACTATCTGTCTTACGTAATAGGACATTCAACATCTTTATGAAATATGGCGTTCTTTCTCTCTCTCACGCTCACTTTGACCCATATTCTATAGAATTTACAGTGAAGGATGAACTGTTTTCTAAAGATTTATCAAATGTAGGGTATGGCAGTGAATTGGTTCATCGTTGGTATAATACGCCGTTGGGGCATAATTCGATCATAATTGATGAACAGTTTAATAATATTTTATACCATAGTGCATTAGAAGAAGCATCTGATACGAGCTTGACTGTTCGTAGTAATGACATTTATGAAGATACGCAAGTCTCTCGTAGCATTGATTTAAAAGAGCGTCGATTTACTGTATGCTCAAAGGTGAAAACGAAGAGAGAAAGCACCATTGATATTGTTCAGCATTTTGATAAAGAGTCATTGGTGATCATTAACGGAGAAAATTTGAGCGAAGCAAGGGAAATTCCACTTTATAAAGAACACTTAAATGAAGAAATCGTTCATTCAAGCAATAAAATGATAGATCAAAACACATTGGATTTACGAGATAATGAGACTAGAACAACTATTCATTTTAACTCAGAACGACCATTTACAGTGTATATTATGAAAACTGTTGGAAATCCAAGTAATGAAGAACGCCTTACTTTGATTTTTCGTTTTGAAAATCAAAAGCAGGCAGCATTAAATATGATTGTAGAAACTTTGAAGGAGAACGGCAATGATCAACTTTGA
- a CDS encoding LacI family DNA-binding transcriptional regulator: protein MAVTMKDVAEHAGVSKSTVSQYLNKRYNYMSEETKRKIEATIKELNYTPNQIARSLKQKRTNVIAIVAATLSSRFTTELVSTIEKFFAEKGIDVIVASTDDKHEKEYKYVESLISRQVDGVIVFPTVENRGYYQGLKEKKFPLVFVDRELAGSLVDTILLDNRAAGKMATEYLIERNHKKIGILTFPLGKNDSITTRRERLNGYLEALTEYNISVDKKMIIQTTREQVFDQLDQLFAQKNHPTALILTNDMLLEEALLWAKNRNVSLPEDVSLISIDDVSFAHFFTPTITTISQPVREMGEQAATLLFQQIQGENSKDSQTILFLPELKSRESVKKL, encoded by the coding sequence ATGGCAGTTACGATGAAAGATGTGGCAGAGCATGCAGGAGTATCTAAGAGCACTGTTTCTCAATATTTGAATAAACGCTATAACTATATGAGTGAAGAAACGAAAAGAAAAATTGAAGCAACGATCAAAGAATTGAACTATACACCAAATCAAATTGCGCGGAGCCTGAAGCAAAAGCGAACCAATGTGATTGCGATTGTAGCGGCTACGCTATCTTCGCGATTTACAACTGAGCTAGTGTCTACTATTGAAAAATTTTTTGCCGAAAAAGGTATAGATGTCATTGTTGCCAGTACAGATGATAAGCATGAAAAGGAATATAAATATGTAGAATCACTGATTTCCCGACAGGTAGATGGGGTAATTGTCTTTCCAACAGTTGAAAATCGCGGGTATTATCAAGGGTTGAAAGAAAAGAAATTTCCTTTAGTTTTTGTAGATAGAGAATTAGCTGGCAGCTTAGTAGATACAATTTTATTGGATAATCGAGCGGCTGGAAAAATGGCTACAGAATACTTGATTGAAAGAAATCATAAAAAAATAGGTATTTTGACTTTTCCATTAGGGAAAAACGATAGTATTACCACTAGAAGAGAACGGCTGAATGGCTATCTGGAAGCCTTAACGGAGTATAATATTTCCGTAGATAAAAAGATGATCATCCAAACAACCAGAGAACAAGTATTTGATCAGCTAGATCAATTATTTGCACAGAAGAACCATCCGACTGCATTGATTTTGACAAATGATATGCTATTGGAAGAAGCTCTTTTGTGGGCTAAAAACAGGAATGTAAGCTTACCGGAGGATGTATCGCTTATCAGTATTGATGATGTGTCCTTTGCTCACTTCTTTACGCCAACGATTACAACTATTTCTCAACCAGTTAGAGAAATGGGCGAGCAGGCGGCCACTCTTTTATTTCAGCAAATTCAAGGGGAGAATAGCAAGGATAGTCAAACCATACTATTTTTACCGGAATTGAAAAGTCGAGAATCTGTAAAAAAATTGTGA
- a CDS encoding cupin domain-containing protein, whose amino-acid sequence MINFDKELVFQSVDENTERSIVTYSESVMAVRVRFKQTTDSVTLHHHPEEQITHIVRGRFQFFEGEHSFLVQAGDTLRFEKNQPHGCIVLEPNSEVLDIFTPARKDFL is encoded by the coding sequence ATGATCAACTTTGATAAAGAACTTGTATTTCAATCTGTAGATGAAAATACAGAGCGGAGTATAGTCACCTATAGTGAATCAGTGATGGCAGTGAGGGTGAGATTTAAACAGACGACAGATTCAGTTACCCTTCATCATCATCCGGAAGAACAAATAACTCACATAGTAAGGGGAAGATTCCAATTTTTTGAAGGTGAGCATTCTTTTCTCGTACAAGCCGGTGATACTTTGAGGTTTGAAAAGAACCAACCACATGGCTGTATTGTTTTAGAACCAAATTCGGAAGTGCTGGATATTTTTACACCTGCAAGAAAAGATTTTCTATAA
- the efp gene encoding elongation factor P, translating into MIAISDLKSGMTFEQDGKLIKVLEASHHKPGKGNTVMRMKLKDVRSGSTTETTMRPDDKVKKAHIDTKPAQYLYSQDDVAIFMDMETYEQYEIPTETIEEELKYLLENMEIKIQFYGSEVIGITLPTTVILTVAETQPSIKGATVTGSGKPATMETGLVVNVPDFIESGEKLEINTQEGTYLKRAK; encoded by the coding sequence ATGATTGCAATCAGTGATCTTAAATCAGGTATGACCTTCGAGCAAGACGGAAAGTTAATTAAAGTATTGGAAGCAAGCCATCACAAACCTGGTAAAGGAAATACAGTAATGCGCATGAAGCTGAAGGATGTACGTTCCGGTTCAACAACTGAAACAACAATGCGTCCGGATGACAAAGTGAAAAAAGCACATATTGATACAAAGCCGGCACAATATTTGTATAGCCAAGACGATGTAGCGATTTTCATGGACATGGAAACATATGAGCAATACGAGATTCCAACAGAAACGATCGAAGAAGAGTTAAAATATCTTCTGGAAAACATGGAGATCAAAATTCAGTTCTACGGTTCTGAAGTGATTGGTATTACGTTGCCAACAACAGTTATCCTGACAGTTGCAGAAACACAGCCTTCTATCAAAGGTGCGACAGTAACTGGTTCCGGTAAACCTGCAACAATGGAAACAGGACTAGTTGTGAACGTTCCTGATTTCATTGAAAGCGGCGAAAAATTGGAAATCAACACACAAGAAGGTACGTACTTAAAACGTGCGAAATAA
- a CDS encoding PTS sugar transporter subunit IIC: MEGSQKRRLGDRFAEFAVRIGGEVHLQALRDTFAILMPFFVLAGLGTLINSVIFPYIFTGDTLNNLKVWGALINNATLNICGLLVAPICAYTLARHKKFTNAIGAAAVAIAALITFMPISNTIIPVEMEDAVVIEGVVLFKNLGTQSMFAGVIVGLLVTELFMKLANNKKIQIPMGENVPPQVGKSFEAMIPTILTIAGCALISACLIVLVKMDLITLIATMIQEPLRKINTSLPGFLLIFTLGNLLFTFGIHQAVIFGTVLEPLLIANINDNALAFSNGETPPHILTKPFVTVFTQMGGTGCTISLLFAILIFSKYQASRRVGQLALGPGIFNINEPLIYGFPIVFNLPMMIPFVGIPFLFSIIGYVLTSIGFVAKTVVFIPWMTPPLVSGYLATGGDWRAVIIQVLLIVLATIIYLPFLRISETISKKQAVEG; encoded by the coding sequence ATGGAAGGAAGTCAAAAAAGAAGGTTAGGAGATCGTTTTGCTGAATTTGCTGTTCGTATTGGTGGGGAGGTCCATTTGCAGGCTCTTCGTGATACATTTGCCATTTTAATGCCATTTTTCGTATTAGCAGGATTGGGAACATTGATTAACAGCGTGATTTTTCCATATATATTTACAGGTGATACTCTGAACAACCTAAAGGTTTGGGGAGCTTTGATCAATAATGCAACGCTGAATATTTGTGGACTACTTGTTGCCCCAATCTGTGCGTATACATTGGCACGCCATAAGAAGTTTACTAATGCAATTGGTGCAGCCGCAGTAGCTATTGCTGCTTTAATCACATTCATGCCGATTTCCAACACAATTATTCCGGTCGAAATGGAAGATGCTGTGGTAATTGAAGGGGTCGTATTATTCAAAAATCTTGGAACACAAAGTATGTTTGCAGGAGTGATTGTGGGACTGCTTGTAACAGAACTATTCATGAAACTGGCAAATAATAAAAAAATTCAAATCCCTATGGGAGAAAATGTTCCCCCTCAGGTTGGGAAATCTTTTGAAGCGATGATACCAACGATTTTGACGATTGCAGGCTGTGCTCTGATCTCTGCATGTTTGATTGTATTGGTCAAGATGGATCTGATTACATTGATTGCGACTATGATTCAAGAACCGCTAAGAAAAATCAATACCAGTTTACCTGGATTCTTATTGATATTCACCTTAGGAAATTTACTGTTCACTTTTGGGATCCATCAGGCAGTCATTTTTGGTACCGTTTTAGAGCCATTACTGATTGCCAATATCAATGATAATGCCTTAGCGTTTTCAAATGGAGAAACGCCACCTCATATTTTGACTAAGCCCTTTGTAACGGTATTTACACAAATGGGAGGAACTGGCTGTACGATTTCTTTGTTATTTGCCATTTTGATATTTTCGAAGTATCAGGCAAGCCGCAGAGTAGGACAGTTAGCTTTAGGACCGGGAATCTTCAATATCAATGAACCACTGATTTATGGATTCCCTATCGTCTTTAATCTCCCAATGATGATTCCTTTTGTAGGGATTCCTTTTCTATTTTCCATTATCGGTTATGTACTGACCTCAATTGGGTTTGTTGCGAAAACGGTCGTTTTTATCCCGTGGATGACTCCACCGTTGGTCAGTGGTTATTTGGCAACTGGTGGTGATTGGCGTGCAGTCATCATTCAAGTACTATTAATTGTGTTAGCAACTATTATTTACTTGCCGTTTTTACGAATCAGCGAGACAATTTCAAAGAAACAAGCAGTGGAAGGCTAA
- a CDS encoding MurR/RpiR family transcriptional regulator, with product MQSAVILKIISLESTFTTSEYEISQFVIDNPDFVITNTITTLARKINTSEASINRFCKKIGYKGFNKFKIALAQSNTQFDKISDESIDDSNLLEYVTHDYQKMLLNTCALLDEKTIEDAASAITLSRKIFILSIYNTSFISDEFAFKLRQIGLDVMSLKESLEAQLSIENMNSDSLLIAVVPSIISKDVIPFLSNIKKKNVKTMLLSGNDNPKINDLIDIKIITPDHVMANNPLVLTNSPMISLIFDIIYATILRDNRGLRQRKLSSDTIINSFQSADSSKYEW from the coding sequence ATGCAGTCTGCGGTAATTTTAAAAATTATTTCTCTTGAGTCGACTTTTACGACAAGTGAGTATGAAATAAGTCAGTTTGTGATCGATAATCCTGATTTTGTGATCACGAATACGATTACTACTCTTGCAAGAAAAATCAACACTTCTGAAGCCAGCATCAACCGATTCTGTAAAAAAATTGGTTATAAAGGATTCAATAAATTCAAGATTGCTTTAGCTCAAAGCAATACTCAATTTGATAAAATCAGCGACGAGTCCATTGATGACTCGAATTTGTTGGAATATGTGACACATGACTATCAAAAAATGTTATTGAACACTTGTGCGTTACTAGACGAGAAAACGATTGAGGATGCAGCGTCAGCTATCACTCTTTCTAGAAAAATATTCATCTTGTCCATTTATAATACTTCCTTTATCAGTGATGAATTTGCCTTTAAGCTAAGACAAATTGGTTTAGACGTCATGTCCTTGAAGGAATCGTTAGAAGCACAGCTTTCTATTGAAAACATGAATAGTGATTCTTTACTAATTGCAGTTGTTCCATCCATTATAAGTAAAGATGTTATTCCTTTTCTGTCTAATATCAAAAAGAAAAATGTGAAGACAATGCTCTTGTCAGGAAATGACAATCCTAAGATAAACGATCTAATCGATATCAAAATCATTACACCAGATCATGTAATGGCAAATAATCCCTTGGTGTTGACCAATTCACCAATGATTTCCCTGATTTTTGATATCATTTATGCAACCATCCTGCGAGATAACCGTGGCTTACGCCAACGCAAGCTTAGCAGTGATACCATCATTAACTCCTTTCAATCCGC